The sequence CGGGTGATGACCAACACCCCGGCGCTGGTCGACCAGGCGATGAGCGCGATCTCGGCCGGCGCGTACGCCACCGGCGCCCACCTGGCCCTCGCCGAGGAGATGTTCAAGCCGCTCGGCGCCACCCTCCGGGTCCCCGAGTCCCAGCAGGACGCGGTGACCGCCCTCTCCGGCTCCGGCCCCGCCTACTTCTATCTCCTGGTCGAGGCCATGATCGACGCCGGCATCCTGCTCGGCCTGCCCCGCCAGGTGGCGCACGACCTGATCGTGCAGACCGCCATCGGCTCGGCGGTCATGCTCCGCGACTCCGGCGAGCACCCGGTCAAGCTCCGCGAGGCGGTCACCTCGCCCGCCGGTACCACCATCAACGCCATCCGCGAGCTGGAGAACCACGGCGTACGCGCGGCCATGCTCGCGGCGCTGGAGGCCGCCCGCGACCGCGCCCGCGAACTCGCCGCCCAGGCCGACTGACCCGGCCCCGCCCGACCCTTCCCCTCGAACGGTGACGGTCCAGCGAGCCGACACGCCGGGGCGACAACAGTTGAGCTGCCACCGATCACGGCGCGAGCAGTCCCCCTGCCTGCTGCACCTTGCCTAGCGATCAAAGATCGCTAGGCAAGGTCTAGTTCGCACCCACCAGACCAAAACCCCAGCGCCGCGACGGCACGTTGGAGTTCCACGTCCGTGCCGTCGCCACCGTCTCCCGCGCCCTGGTCGAGCAGGTGGCCGCGTCACCGGCCGAGCGGATCCACCTGCCCGACGGTTCGCCGGCTGATGGGCGTCTACCGGAGCCGCAACGCGCTCGCCAGCCGGCTCACCTCGGGCCGCATCCATGAGCTGGCGCTCCCGCGTACCCGGCTCGGCACGCCCGGCAAAAACCTTCAGTTGCCATGATCCCTTTGATAACGATTTGTATCCATAAGGGTCTATCGGCAGCGAGTGCGAATCGTTGATCTTCCGTCGGGGTTAGATCTATTGATATCAATCTCCCAACATCACTTCCCACCCCCAGGAGTGCGACGTGCGGAGATCCCGTCTTGCCACCCTCGCCCTGACCCTGGCGTCATCGCTCGGTGTCGCGCTGGCCCTGGCCGCCCCCGCCCAGGCCGCCGCGACCGACCGCTACGTCGCGCTCGGCGACTCATACGCCTCCGGCGTCGGCGCCGACAACTACACCTCGGAGAGCGGCAGCTGCCTGCGCAGCAACAACGCGTACCCCGCGCTCTACAACGCCAACATCAGGCCGGCCTCGTACCGTTCGGTGGCGTGCTCGGGTGCGACGACCGCGGACGTCATCAACAGCCAGCTCTCCGCGCTGTCGTCGACCACGACCCTGGTCAGCATCACCGTCGGTGGCAACGACGTGGGCTTCTCGAACATCATGACCACCTGCGTGCTGCAGGGTGAGAGCCAGTGTGTGGCCGCCGTGCAGGCGGCCGAGAACAAGGCCCGCACCGAGCTGCCCGGCAAGCTCGCGAACGTCTACAACGGCATCAAGAGCCGGGCGCCCTCGGCGCGGGTGGTGGTCGTCGGCTACCCGGTCTTCTACCAGCTCGGCACGATCTGCGTCGGGCTCAGCGCGACCTCCCGCGCGAAGATCAACGAGGGCATCAACCTGCTGGACGACATCACCAGGACGGCGGCCACCTCGGCCGGCTTCAAGTTCGCCGACGTCCGGTCGATCTTCGTCGGTCACCAGCTGTGCAGCTACGGCGAGAAGTGGCTGCACGCGTTGAACTACCTCAACCTCACCATCTCGTACCACCCGACGGCCGCGGGGCAGTCCGGCGGCTACTACCCGGTCTTCCGCTCCGCCGCGGGCTGACCGAGGCGCGGCCCCCGCTCCGGTCCGTACGACGGGCGGAGCGGGGGCGCCCTGGCACCCGGCGGAGGCACCGTGGAGCCCTGGCCGAGACCGGCCGGGGCGCCACGGCATCGCCGAGGAGACGGCGACGGGGTCAGTAGAGCAGGTACGGGCGCCGCCGCCGTTCGAACGCGGACAGCTCGTCGGCCCAGGCGCCGACCACGTCGTCCACCTCGGCACCCGCGTCGATCATCGTGCGCAGCCGGGGCGAGCCGGTCAGCTTGTCCACCCAGTACGGCCGGGTGGCGTCGTACGAGTCGAACCGCCACGCGAACGCCGGGTACTTGCGCGCCTCCACCAGCATCGCCACCACCGTACGGATGGGGTCGTAGGCAGCCCGGTCGACGACCTTGATCTCGACGCCGGCGCAGAGCTTGTTCAGCAGGGCCGGCTTCTGGCCCGCCGACGTCGGCGAGAAGTACGCCTCGCGGAACTCGACACCCGGCAGCCCCCGGGCGTTGAGCCGGTCCCCCCAGTGATAGTCGAAGTCGCCGGCCAGCCCACCGATCAGCTCGAACGGCCGGCAGGTGCCCCGTCCCTCAGTGATCGAGGCGACTCCCTCGAAGAGGCAGGTGCCGGGGTAGACCAGCGCGGTGTCGGGAGTGGGCATGTTGGGGCTGGGCATCACCCAGGGCAGGTCGGTGTCGGCGGCGAGCAGGTCGCGCTTCCAGTGCTTGCACCGGATGACCTCCAGCTCGACCGACCGTCCGGCGTCGGCGGGCAGGAACTCCGCGTTGAAGAGCCGGGCCAGCTCGCCGACGGTCATGCCGTGCTGCTGGACGATCTCCTTCAGCCCCACGCCCGACGTGTAGGCGGGGGTCATCATCGGCCCGTACGCCCGGCCACCGACCGGGTTGGGCCGGTCGAGGACGACGTACCGCTTGCCGACCCGGGCCGCCGCGACCATGGACGTGTACATCGTCCAGATGTAGGTGTAGAACCGCGCCCCGACGTCCTGGATGTCGAAGACGACCGTGTCGACGCCGCTCTGGTTGAGCAGGCTCTCCCACTTTGCCTGGCTCGCGCCGTACGCGTCGTAGACCGTGATGCCGGTGCGGGCGTCCGTCCCGGTGCCCTCGCTGCCGCCGGCTTGGGCGGACCCACGGAAGCCGTGCTCGGGACCGAACGCCGCGACGACCTGCACCGTGCCCGACTCGTGCATCAGGTCGACGAGGTGCCGGTACGCCGAATCCACGCCGGTGGGGTTGGACACCACCCCCACCCGCTGACCGGCCAGTGCGGCGAATCCGGAATCGACCAGCATGTCCAGGCCGGTCGCGACCCGTCGGATGCCGGGTACGGCCTGCCCCGGGGTGCCCGGGGCCGCCGCGGCGACCGTGCCCGCGGCGACCGCACCCGCGCCGGCCAGGAATTTTCTGCGCTCCATGAGGACCTCCTCGTCCGAGGTCATTGAAACTTAGCTACGTCTCAATGCCGGGTCAAGGAAGGTTCCCTACAGGCGGCGTCAGCTGGCCGGCAGCACCTTCTCGATCGTGGCGCGCAGCTCGGGCGAATCCGGCGTCACCTGGGGAGCGAACCGGGCGGCCACCGTGCCGTCCGGCGCGACCAGGAACTTCTCGAAGTTCCACCGCACGTCGCCGCTGTGCCCCTCCGCGTCGGGAGTGGACACCAGCTCGGTGTAGAGCGGGTGGCGGCCGGGCCCGTTGACGTCGACCTTCTCCGTCAGCGGGAAGGTCACGCCGTAGTTGACCTGGCAGAACTCCTCGATCTCGGCGGCCGTGCCGGGCTCCTGGCCGGCGAACTGGTTGCACGGCACCCCGAGCACGGTCAGGCCCCGGTCGGCGTACTCCTCGGCGAGGGCCTGGAGGCCGGTGTACTGCGGGGTCAGGCCGCACCGGGAGGCCACATTGACCACCAGCAGAGCGCGGCCGCGGTACTGCCCGAGGTCGGCCGGGCCGCCGGAGAGGGCGTCGATCTGTACGTCGAAAACACTCATGGGGCGAGGCTACGCGCCTGTCGGGGCCGGACGGTGCAGGGCCAGCAAATCGATACATTTACATCTTGACGAAGTGATGACGGCGTGAGTAGCGTCTCAGCAATCAATTTGGAAAGTTTCCTAACTGTTTAGGGAGAGGCCGTATGAAGAGATCGCTTCGCCGGGCCCTCTGGGCCACCGGTGCCGTGGTCGCGCTGGCGGTCGCGGCGGTACCGATGGCGACCGCGTCGGCCGCGGGCAGCGTGACCGCCACCTTCGCCAAGGTGCAGGACTGGGGGACCGGTCACGAGACGAAGGTGACCGTCACCAACGGCACCAGCGCCAGCGTGGACACCTGGCGCATCGAGTTCGACCTGCCCGCGGGCACGACCATCAGCACCTTCTGGGACGCCGACGTCACCAGCAGCGGCAACCACTACGTGGCGGTCAAGAAGAGCTGGGCCGGCCCACTCGCGCCGGGCGCCAGCTTCAGCTGGGGCTACAACGGCACCGGGTCGTACAAGGCGCCGCTGAACTGCACCGTCAACGGCGCCTCCTGCTCCGGCGGCGGCCCCACGCCCTCGCCCACCGCCTCGCCGACCAAGTCCCCGACGCCCTCGCCCACAGCGTCGCCGACCAGCTCGCCGACGCCCCCGCCCACCACGCCGCCGCCCTCCGGGGGCCGGAAGCTGGTCGGCTACTTCGCCGAGTG comes from Micromonospora viridifaciens and encodes:
- a CDS encoding exo-beta-N-acetylmuramidase NamZ family protein, encoding MERRKFLAGAGAVAAGTVAAAAPGTPGQAVPGIRRVATGLDMLVDSGFAALAGQRVGVVSNPTGVDSAYRHLVDLMHESGTVQVVAAFGPEHGFRGSAQAGGSEGTGTDARTGITVYDAYGASQAKWESLLNQSGVDTVVFDIQDVGARFYTYIWTMYTSMVAAARVGKRYVVLDRPNPVGGRAYGPMMTPAYTSGVGLKEIVQQHGMTVGELARLFNAEFLPADAGRSVELEVIRCKHWKRDLLAADTDLPWVMPSPNMPTPDTALVYPGTCLFEGVASITEGRGTCRPFELIGGLAGDFDYHWGDRLNARGLPGVEFREAYFSPTSAGQKPALLNKLCAGVEIKVVDRAAYDPIRTVVAMLVEARKYPAFAWRFDSYDATRPYWVDKLTGSPRLRTMIDAGAEVDDVVGAWADELSAFERRRRPYLLY
- a CDS encoding SGNH/GDSL hydrolase family protein: MRRSRLATLALTLASSLGVALALAAPAQAAATDRYVALGDSYASGVGADNYTSESGSCLRSNNAYPALYNANIRPASYRSVACSGATTADVINSQLSALSSTTTLVSITVGGNDVGFSNIMTTCVLQGESQCVAAVQAAENKARTELPGKLANVYNGIKSRAPSARVVVVGYPVFYQLGTICVGLSATSRAKINEGINLLDDITRTAATSAGFKFADVRSIFVGHQLCSYGEKWLHALNYLNLTISYHPTAAGQSGGYYPVFRSAAG
- the proC gene encoding pyrroline-5-carboxylate reductase is translated as MAPEVHTVAVIGAGKIGELMLSGLLRSGWPAERLLATARRPARAEELAARYGVRVVDNLTAVDEAAVLAISVKPQDAGALLDEIGPKVPADKLVISLCAGLPTSFFSRRLPEGTPVVRVMTNTPALVDQAMSAISAGAYATGAHLALAEEMFKPLGATLRVPESQQDAVTALSGSGPAYFYLLVEAMIDAGILLGLPRQVAHDLIVQTAIGSAVMLRDSGEHPVKLREAVTSPAGTTINAIRELENHGVRAAMLAALEAARDRARELAAQAD
- a CDS encoding glutathione peroxidase produces the protein MSVFDVQIDALSGGPADLGQYRGRALLVVNVASRCGLTPQYTGLQALAEEYADRGLTVLGVPCNQFAGQEPGTAAEIEEFCQVNYGVTFPLTEKVDVNGPGRHPLYTELVSTPDAEGHSGDVRWNFEKFLVAPDGTVAARFAPQVTPDSPELRATIEKVLPAS